DNA from Serinus canaria isolate serCan28SL12 chromosome 13, serCan2020, whole genome shotgun sequence:
GCAGCTAAAAACCCTACAACAGCACCAAACCATGACTTTCCAGAGGGGAACTGGACATCTCTAGGGAAACACCAGCCTAGTTCCTACTTTATGCCCACCTCCACAGTACATGTGGAAACAGCACACAAGCAACAAGAGATAAAATCTCAGGAACATGAATCTGGATTGCTCAAGAAATCAAAGATGCCATGTTTAGTTTCATCTGCACAAGCCCTAAGACAGAACTGAGCCTGGCTGTAAACCTAATCTCCCTGTTAAAGGGGAGTTTGTGGGCAAATATTTCACCCTAGTGAGGTGCTGCCAGAGCCTTATCCACCAGAACCTTGACCCCATGCTCACTGGACAGCCCCACATTTCTCCCAGATACTGTGCCAGCACCAACACACACTGTGGACCTCCATTCCATAAGAATTTTATTGTCCtgtaacaaacaaaacaaacatacaCATTAGGAGACATGAATACAGTcaacaaataaattaatgtcAAATGAGAGCCTGATTGCCAAGGTGCAAATGAGTGGTGACAGAACTGCTGGTTTGGTTGGGGACTATCACACAACACAtcactggcagtgctgctgaagcTTGAGAGAAAGCAGTGCTACAAAATGTGCTGCTTCAGAggggccagcagccagccaaggAAGCCAACCCTGTCTCACCCTCCAGGGAGATTGTTTGGTTTAAGTTAGAAACCCTGGAGCTCAACAGTTACCACCTCTTAAGTAACCTCTGTACAATGTCTTGGCAACAGAGAAGCTTCCCCTTCCAGATgcaaggctgctgctggctgagggacTCTGCAACACCATTGTGAGATCAAGTGCAGACCTGAGGAGACCCATTTGCCACAGCACAGGTGAAGATTCTAGAGCAATGCTGCCTATCATGCTTAAGGAtaggcaggaattccttccaCTTTTCTTGAAAGCTGGTGTTAGTTGTTCCCAGGAACTGGTTCAGACTTGGTCAAGGATCACATCCAGCTGTACCTTAGCAAGGAGGAATGTTCAGCCTTGGTCTGCCCTCAgtcctcccccagccctgcagaacaCACTTACTTAATGCTGATAAAACAAAATACCCTGTCTGAGAAGTGTTCCCAGTGTCTAATACATTCTACACAattctagggaaaaaaacccaaaccaacaaaaacaaatcaaGCAGCATCCAGAGTGCCAGAACACGTGCAAATCTGCTGTCTAGAACACAAGACAGTGCTGTTTTGCAGAACAAAGAGAGGAGGATTAGTTGGTTCAAGCCACACCATCTTTGATTACTTCCACCTTCTTAGAGGAACATGAAGagttgaaagaaaaggaattctTCCTCATTACTTCAAAGCTCCATTAGATTCTGCTCCCTGTCTTTCCAATGAGAGCATCTTTGAATGGTCACTAGtcccttttccctttaaaaaacaTTCCAAGAACAAAAAACATGGTCACACTAAATAGTGAGGGAGTGCCACATTTATACTGACCTACCACATACCCTATCTTCCATCCGGCAGTTAATGGTCCAGTTTTCAGTCCTTGCTTGTTCACTTCGTTTTCTGCTTGATCCCTTGACAGAACCAGTCCTCCTGTGGGTCCTTCAGCACTGAGCAGGACAAGACAATCAGATTCCAGGCATATAAGCCAGGTGCTCACACACCACATGGAATcctgtccaaaaaaaaaacatggcTCAGGATTTCCCTCTGGTGTGGTGTACTGGGAAGCACATCcggagcagcctggcagcccaAGCCAGTGCAGTGCAGTAGACAGGATGGTTTCATTGCTTTAGGACAGTGCAGGAGCTTTTCCAAGACTGGCTTTAGCAGAACAATCACGACggtttctttttctgagatgaagagctggaaaaggagacTTTCCTACTTTactgcagcacacaggacaGGGAAGCAGAGCCTAAGACACCCTGTAGCCTGCTAAAGACACTGGAAGCTTTCCTCTAGAACCCAGTGGGAGTGAGCACGTTCAGATCCCGAGGTTTGATATTGTGGGAACGTGGAGATTGTTTCCTCCCATCTGTGCCTGGAATGTCCATTTTGGGTGGCTTGAAGGTGGCTGGATCCTCTGACATCCTTGTAGCCTGAGCACGCATCAGCTCCATTGGGGATGGCTTCTGGGCACCCTTATAGGACTGAATGGTAAATCCtcctgatgaaaaaaaatcacagtaaaaaccaggaaaaccaGTCAAATCCTCTCCTACTGCTGCCAGGAGTGAGCAGTGTCACTGACACTCAGTGCCACACACAGCCTATGCAAATTCCAACAGCTTTATATCATGTGAAGCCTATTCCACATCAGGGGTGGGCAGTTCCAGTCTTGGTCGCATCACGTATCAGAGAAAGAGTAAAAAGCTGTCACCTTCACACCCTGCCCCTCCCACTGAAGCTCACTGCAAGTTATTTCTACATCCAGATCCTTGGCAAAGGTTTTACCCAACTGCTCTATATTTAGGCACAGAAATTATATGACTAACACACATTCCCAAGGTGGTCCTGGAGAGTAACAAGGCAAGCAGGATAAGACTCCAGAAGGAGCCAGCAAGTCTGTTGTGTGACAGTTCCCCCCTTGGCAAGGCAGATTTTCAAGAACATACCTGCATCACTGGCTGATTTCTGGACAGCTCTGGGTCCAAAAAAGCTCCATCTTTCAGATGACAATCTGTCCCCACCACCTTCCATAGCAAAGTCTGAGCCAGTGATAGAAGTAGAGGATCCCTGACTAAACCAAcccctaaggaaaaaaaataaatgagatgtTTAAAACATGAGAATAAATACTTCAAGTGACCCCACTATGCCAGGAACTTTTCATGTAGTTAAAAGGGGCAATTTAAGAAATCTTAATAGGTTTGTTACCACCCAGGAAAAGCTATGCATGCTCAAGTTCCACAGGCTTCTAACACTTGGATCTACCCAACACAAATCCTCACCAGGCTCTAAATTTCACCCTGTGCAGTCCCTCACAGGATAGGAAGGTTATTTGTAGCAGCTCCCACTCCAGCAGCTTGTAGGAAACCAAAGGAGGCAGAGTACCTGTTTCTATGCCTGGGAGAGGAGTTGGGGGTGCTGCTTGGAGTGGACTGAGCAGAAGAATTCTGTTTGTCATCTTTTGTTGTCTCTCCATTCTGCATTTTTAGGTTCTGTCAGGAGAGgcaagagaaagagaagcaacACAGCTTAAATACTGGACATAAGGAACAACACCTATTTTTTCACCAAACACAGGTGATAAAGAAAGTGTCACCACACCTAAAATTGTATCTAATATTACAATACCTGGGTACACACCCTTAAGTTTCTCTTCACATCAAATATTAGCATTTTTCAAGTTCACTTTTGGCTACAGAAAAGAACACCAGCACTCATAGGGAGGTTGTggatgcagcagagctcacTTCAGCTACCTGGTAACTGGTCCAAGTTCCACAACACCCATTTTTCTCCAGCATTTATCAGAGCAACAAAGTTTTCAGTCCCACCAGTTCTTTAAGGGTGAGACCAGCTCTACCAGAAGTTATAAGATCAGGAATACCAGACCCTGTAAAGTAATTAGTGTACATCAGGATGGAAACACTGCCCTGGAACAGAGATGAACCTAGgcacaaaacaaacaggaacTGGGTGTATGCAAACCATGTTATTTACAAGCTGGACAGTACAAACTGAACTTTGAAGAAGTCATTTGAAGGGCAGTTACAGTTCAAACACAAAATACACAGGGTACCTTGTAATGTTTCCTGTGGCTATTCAAGCCACACTAATGCAATTCATCGACGCAGTTACTGAAACTTTGGCCTCGTGGGAGGACACTGCAAGAGTTGACTATTAAACTCCAACTGCAAAATTTTTAAGAGCTCAGCAGCCCACAGTACATGTTCATTCaagacttttattttcagtaagaCACATCTGGTAACTTCCACAATGGAAATGTACAGTTTACAAGTTCTCTTTGGACACATAGTTGCAGAATTCAACTGCAGGGCACCATTCAAAAGTACAGcaagaaattagaaattatgTAGGGTTGTTCCCACTTGGAAAGACAACTGTCATAGTCTGATATGACGGTAAAATGTGACAGatttgggaataaaaaaaaagctgtttcaaaACTACAAAGGCTAAtgcaaactttaaaataaaagtgggTAAACTTTACTACACAATGAGCTAAAAGCCTTCAGAGGAAGCAGCCTAAGGAAAGTTTTAGCAACACACTCCAAAAGTTATGTGACCAGGTAAATGTTACACCAGACCCATCCTACATAGAGAAATGCAATGGAAAACAAGCCTTACATGGACTGCCTCAGCCACTCGGTGGTACTTGGTCTCCTCAGTGGTGAGGCCTTTGTGGGGTGTGTAGCCAgcttccctcagccctgcctgctgctcaaAGCGCTGGATGCTCTCCTGAGTCTGCTCTGGAACACACAAGAGCAAAAATTGGTACAGACATGCCACCACAAGCAGTTCTAGCAACTGAATGCAAACCCCTTTTTTTCATCCTTCACACATTGTAACAAGCTGAGGCAGAAAGATATAGCTGGTGAGGTATCCTGACATGACAACCAGGCTGAGACACAGGGCTAAGTGAGATGAGCAGTGATTTGTCTCAAATCACCAGACATATCACAAATGCAACACGTGTAATTAATCCCATCTCACCCCTGACACTGCATCACTCCTACTCACAACTTCATAAATCCAGGAGAACCCAGTAAGTTGGACACTTTAGGTGGCCCACTGCATAGAAGGGAGCCTTGCAGGTCATGTTTTAAAGACTCACTGTGATTTTAGATCAGGTGAAATAAGCTATTTCAGCCAGACACAGAGCCAGCATCTAATACCCTGATATCAACTTCAGTTCTAAAAAACATAAGCACTTCCTCCAATCCCCAGCATAAGATGTTCATTCCCTGGTggaacaaggagaaaaatcaaaaggaatCAGAGCACAAAAAGATTAGGGGAAAAGCCCATTGTCTTCTTTAAAACAGATCACAATCCTGTTTTTTGTAGCTGCTGAAAGAAGAGGCAGCATGGACAGATTACCacaaaaataattcctcttACTGCAAAAGGGCACATCTCTGCAAACATAACTGAcccaattttattttaatgcatcATGATTTATGTTTAGAAGTGTTGCAGTTagcaaggcagctgctgctatTAACAACATCAATGCCACCAAGTGCTCCATCAGCACAGTGTGTCAGCTGCCCTCACTGCTTGGGTTAATGGTAGAGCTCTGCCTGTCATTCAGAAATAGCAAGTTAATAAtcaaacagagcagcagcagcctctgcactCCAGCAACATGGACTGCAGCAAACAACAAACTCTGCACTCCCACCCCACCCCTGGAGACACACAAGCACCACATGTGGCCTATTCCCCAGTTCCTTGCCTCCTTCTAGAaacattctttgaaaaaaacaaactcacaCAGCACCAGACCCAGTCTGAACCCAAGAGTTCTCCAGGAATTACCCTTTGGCATCACCAAGCTGGAGCCCCCTCAGTGCCGAACCCACATATGAGAGTGTGAGAGCTGAGTTCTTACTTGTGATGAGGGAGTTCATGATGATGTGAGTGGCCTTGGCCTTCACCACAGGCACCTTGTTCACACTTTCAGTGGATGATGAAGGAGTTATGACAGGCTTCATGTTGGCATCCCCTTCCTCATCCtgtggggaagcagcaggggaCAGTTTGAGATGGGGAAGTATCCCAGCACCTAACTGTAACTACGCAGGTGAGACAAGGCcatgctgctctggcagccaggctTCATCCCATGGGAGAAATCCCTAGGCTGTGCACACTGCAGCCCAGGAATGATGAGAACCTTAGAATTCATGGCAATGAACAAGTGACTTGCATTCAACATCTGAGCACCTACCAAGCTCAGAGCAAACAAGTTTTTAGTCCAAGTACAACAAGGTCAACAGGCAAGAAACCAGAACATCTGTTCTCCTAAATGCAAACTGGATTTCAAGGTCAACTGGGCAAAAGCACCAAGAGCACCTTCCACAGGCAGCTCAAGCACCAGCTGTTCACAGAATGGcagtcacagagcagagcctggagtgaACAATTTGCTTTCCCACCTCATTCCTTACATGTTTGTTGCTCAGTGTGTCTGGTGGTCATAGTTCCACCACTAGACCccagcaaagaaacagaaaagaaacactaGAAAACAAAGTATCCTGTGAAACACTGACTTACCCCACCCAACACAGGAGTTCCCTACTGGAGAGTTTATTTTTTGTACCAAACAACAACTTTTGTTTGTCTCTCACAAGAGATTTAAAAACCGAGGAGGTTTAAAGTAGAGGTTAAGTTCAAAGGAATACAGAACTAAGTTCTTCCATCCAACAACATTTAGCTTAATTTCAAACTTAGAAAACAGCCTCTAAATTTAAAAGGGCTGGTCCTGCACTCAAagcacagaatcccagaatggtctgggttggaagggatcttaaatatcatcccaaccccctgccatggtaGGGGAACATGTACAGCAGCTTGTTCAGAGCTCCaaccaacctggccttgaacacttcaagggatggggcagccacaggttCTCTTTGCAAACTGTaccagtgtctcaccacccaTACTGTAAAGGATTTACATCCGACCTAAACCAGCTCCAGCTTAATTACACCTGGTcgctggggttttttaaccaCAAACACGGAGGAGACAGTCACACACGTTTGTCGCATCCACACCTCCATGTGCCCAAAGCAAAGCCAGCCAGCAGCGccgggctctgtccccagcccctcccgAGGGTCCTGTTGTGCGGGCAGGGGGGCAGcgccagccaggcaggaggggtgTAAGGATGGGGGGGATGCCAGGAGACACGGGTGCCAGAGCTGCGGGGCACCCAAGGACATGCCGGGGCCAGCCGGGGCCGTACCTTCGAGAGCTCCTGGTACTTGCGCTCGGGGATGACCGGCTGCTTCCAGAGCACGCTGGCGCACAGATCGGCGGGCGGCGGCGTCATGGGCGCCGTGTCCTCCAGGGCATCATCGTAGCTGAAGGCGCGGCGTGGAACGCCCAGGGGCAACGACATCCTGCCCGAgcgggccccgccgcccggcTCCAGCGCTGCGGAGAGAGCGCAGCGCTCAGCGCCCGCCGCCGCGCGTGACCGAGACCGGCGGGGAGCGGGTGGGGAACCTTACCGGGAGCGTCGGGCTTGGCAGAGCTCAtggcaggggctcagggggctcggcgaggggcagcagggccaaCGCCGGAGCGGCCATAGCGTAACGGCCGCGAGTCGCCTCAGCCGGCGGCTGCTTACGCCTGCGGGGGTGCTCTTATAGGGGCACGGTCTCGCGAGATGCGGTGGTTTCGCACGGGGCACGCTGGGAGGTGTAGTTCGGAGGGGAAGGCAGGCTTTGCCGGCCCCCAGCGCGCCCAGGGCCTCggtggaggagctggggctaGGGTCATGTCCCGCCCACGTGTCCCGTCCTCCTGCAGACAGGAGGTTGCTGGGTCAGCCCACAGGGCGCTAGGTCCTAGAAAACCAATCCTGGAAGCTGGCAAGTCCATCAGGAACATGAGTACGTGGCAGACAGTCTCACTGTGACAGCTTTTCtacagctgctccttcctctaTCAATGAAAGGGTGACCTCTCCGCTGCCCTCCAGTTCCTCAGCAGGAAAGGGACCCCAGCCTGCTCTCCcaagctgcaggcacagggaaaagcCATAGCACATGGCCCTGCTCCAACTTACTCTGCCTACAGGACAATCAGCGAAAGTCCAAGTGCTGCCCACACCCAGCCCTGTCACCATGGGGACACGTGTCCAAGGCCACCATCACACAGGCTGGCACCAGGAGCTCTCCAAAGCAGGACAGCACCAAGCCAGAGCCCACAAACAAGACATTCACAAACAGCTAGaaagagtattttattttagcaaagCTAAAGAAATGCTGGCTGCCACACAGAAAGTGAGCAGAACAGCACAGTCAGTGCCAGGGCTTACAGTCTTTCATGGATAGTTAAACCCTCTCTGCCTAGTGAGGGTTCTTCCTCCATCACCGGAGGCTGTTTCAGTTTGGAAAATATTCATGTCAAGCCTGCACTCGCAGGTAAACCTGAGGAAAAAGAGGAGTCACTGCACTTCCATTTTTTCTGGCTTGAGTGATGCAATGAAATTCTTGTACTCCTCGGGATAGAAATTCTTGTACACATTGATCTTCCTCTTAATCTGTTTGGGAGTATCCTGGTAGTAGTTCTTCTCATCCCGAGCCATTTCCTGCGACAAAGGAGAAGGTAAgtcagaggagcagccccaagAGCAAACACCAACCCAGCCCACCCACACCAGTGTGATCACTGCCTGACTCAGATGGAGCTGGCCACAGTTCAAAgtggttttttcccttaagaATCAGCTGACTGCAAAACAGGATCCAGGACAGAGAGGATTAGCAGCTCTCATGCTGCTGTTGGGAAGATCCAGGAGTGAATCCCTTGCTCTGGAATGTACCTTGTAGTTCTCCCCGTGGTTCTGGATCATGTATTTCACATAGTCAATGAGGTCCCGTGAGAGCGTGTTCGACTTCTTCTCAGGGAGGCTGGCCTCCAATTCCATCTCTAGGCACAGGACAGAGGTAGCatgagggaggggaaggaagcaaCAACACCTCAGAGGCCCCCAGCCTCCCCCCAAGGTTGACTCCAGccacacagcctggctgctggtgcaTGCAGGGTGTTTCCCAGCATGTTGGTGCAAGAGAATGGCCTAGACAACATCCAGgcctgcactgcagcttttctccagctcacacaggagcagcagactctttcagcccaggctgcagagtgactgctcagagctgcccagcccacCACTGAAATACCAGGTACTGCCTCCATGGCTTCCTGTCACCCTGGGGCCACGCACCAGGCACCAGCACATCTCGGAGTGACAAGAGCCctcctgaggctgcagggacaAAGAATGTGGAAAAGACACTGCTCCTCCACAAGGCTGGATAAGAAACAACACCCTTCCCTAcgcctggcacagcacaggatgACAAAATAATAGCTCACAGGGGCTCAGGAGaaccccaggagcagcactgaccaTTTACCACGTATGGCTTCCGCActattttctttcctggctgTTGTCCATCACTTTCCACTTCCATCCCCTGAATTATAGCagagaaaagacaaatgaagaaaagcacaaTTGTGAGAGTGCTGTGTCCTCACACATTGTTCCCAAAACTCCAAACTGCTTCTACATGGCTGCAAGGGGCAGGAAATCCCAGCTGGCTTAAGCAGAGCTTTACTTGTGCCATTAAACTGGCTTGTGGGCGAGGCTGTCAGCTGAAAAACAATGTGTGAATGGAGACAAATGGCAAACAAGGTCATTCCTACTTCTTCCTTGAGCTTCTTGGGGCCACCTTTCACCTGAAAGTGTTGCCCTCTTACACAGatgggccaggctggcactgctgtaCACAAAGAGCCCTTCTTCACTATCAGGAACAACTTGGCTGCAGAGTTCCCAATCCCCCTATCTCTGGCAAGTCCCAGGACTGACgttttttatatttgttctAAAGTCCATTATGTCTCCGGAGCGCTGTAGCTCGTTCCCACGCCAGGATCTTGGTGAGATAAGTGTGTAGATCAAGATAAGAAAAGTGTCCACTGCCAGAGACTTATCCAAAGCCACCcgcccagtgctgccagggtACCTCCCCCCACAAAGGAGCGGTCCGGGCCAAACCCTTCCTTACCAGCAGCTTCTTCGGGATGGGGACAGCCTTGTTGGGATCCTCGGCCAGGCCCATCTCGGCCAGGTTCTGCGCCACCGACTTGTGCGGGTCCCATGCATGGCGGATGTGCGAGCTGCGCAGGGACAAGAGACATCACGGCCGTGTCCCCCACCCCGTGGCGGTGCGCGTCCCCCTCCCCACAGACACGTGCAGCGGCTCCCGGccgccctgccccagcccacgCTGGCCCCCCGTGTCTGCGGCGCTCACCAGGCGATGCGGGGTgcggcgcggcggcgggcgctgcgGTAGAGCCGCTTGCGGTTGAGGTTGTAGGAGTATTTGTGCCGCCGGCTCTTCCCCTTGGCCTTCGGCATGGCGGACAGTTGCGGGCTGGCCACGGGGCTGCCGCGTGCGCCGCGAGGCACCACGGGAAGTGTAGTTCCAAGACAACAGAGCCGTGCGGTAAGTGCGCGCGTCGGACTGCAACCCCCGGCATACAGTGCTCCGGAGGCGGGGCTACGGCAGCCGGAAAGGGCCTTGCTGTCACCTTGGCCATGGCGgccgggccgcccccgccgctgGAGCCCAGCCCGTTTCCCACGTTCCCTGAGGAGGGATTCGCGGACAAGTTCCTGCGCAAGACCCGCGAGAACCCCCTGGTGCCCCTCGGTGAgggtggggcgggggggggcAGGACGGAGGCTGGGTGAGGGGCGCGGGCCGGCGCGATGGCCGCTGGTGAGGGCCTGTCCCTCAGCCCCGGGCCGGCTGTCCCCCGGGGAGGCGCGACTCGGGTCTGGGAGTGCGGGGGAAGCCGCGCCTCACAGCTTCCGTTCTTCCCGCAGGCTGCCTGTGCACCGTCAGTGTCCTGGTCTACGGAATCATCTGCTTCAAGAAAGGCAACACTCGGCGCTCCCAGCTGATGATGCGGGCGCGTGTCATAGCCCAGGGCTGCACCTTCGCTGCCCTGCTTGGGGGCATGGCGGCCACGGCTTTCAAATCCCGACAGTGACATCGGACAAGAGCGAAGCTGCGGCCACGGGCAAGTGTCTACCAACAGCCCTGGCTAGCAGGGTGGATCCTGGCTGGGGACGGAGTTTTCTGAGAGACTATTGTGATGTCTCGGTACAGCAAGTTCTGGAGCACTGGAAATGGGGTGAATACACTTTGTGATTAACATGTAATTCGGGCtatggcttttttgttttgttttgtttccccaagagctctcctgcagcactgaagCTGCATGTCACAGGCTGATAAAATTGTGTCTTCTTGGTCGTGGTCTGAGGTGTGGTTGTAGTCAGGCAGTGACCAGCATTTGAGAAATGAGCTGCCCATGAGGAGGGAGCCACTGCTTACGGCTTGGTCCTGGCAGGACAGACCTAGGCAGTGGGGGAGGCAGTCTGGGAGGTTGTGTGAGCTGTGCAATTGAAACTGGTGAGTAATAAAGTGAATTGCAGCAAGATTCTGACTGATACTGGATTGCAGAGCACTGAGAAGCCATAGCAGTAAACAgtgcagggagaaaaaggagtggGCATGGCTGTCTTGAAGCTGTGATGATGCAAGAAATGAGACATAAAACTCCCTGTGAAAACAAGCAGGGAACTCACATTTCTGAAAGGATGTCTGGCTGTGTtctctgggatgtgctgctgctttggctgtttttttctggGGAGTCAGCAACATCTTGTTCTCCAGGggacctgccctgcctgtgtccTGACCAACATGGTCCCAACTGTTGGCTTTGGATCATACCAGGGGCTTTAGTGATCCACAAGGCTTTGCTCTCCCATGCcagggccagagctgggaggacaTGGGGCCACAGTCTCTGTTCATTgcactgtggctgcagcagttcatacctgcaggggaaggggcaCAGACACCTCTGCCTATGCTGAAACACCTCaccccacagcctgggctgtttGCAGATGTTGTTCTGTGAGTTGGTGCCTGTGCCCTGAGTCCTTGTAAGGATGGGCTGAGGGGTGAACCCTCTGTCTGCAAACAAGCACATGGATTGTCCTGTCCAGGGAATTGTGCTGGTGGGCcttggcagggagagggaatgCTCTTGCTCACCAGAGCTGATATCTGAGTAGTGAGGATGGGCAACAAGACAttgccagtgctgagcagggtGAGCTCCACCTCAGCACAAGGAGCCCAGAGCCTGTCTACTCTCTacagctgcctgcacaggacatcctTCCCAGAGGAAACTGCTTTTGGCTGCCTCACTGgcacttccagcccagccagcttGGGGCAGgagtgtgaggagcagcaggtgggCAGATCCATGAACACAATCCCTTGGCAGCTGGAGAAAGGTGCAGTGGACAGAGAGCAGCTCGGCCTGTTTGGACAAGCCAGAGCTTGCAGTTCCTTGGGGACAGAGCCAAGCCCTgggtcctgctgccactgctttgGCCCCATCTGAGCACAAACCCTCTGGCCTTCCtctcactcctttttttttcctgtgggatgTTCCTCCTCCAGCCTCATCCTTTCCACACGAGGCTTCATGGCTGTAGGTTCTCCTAAAAACAGCACGCATCCCTACCGCAGAAATACAACAGTGCCCTGTAGGATTGGAGATGTTGGTTTATTGTAACAGGTAATTTGGACAGTCACAGATACCAAAGCCGAGGGGATGTAGAACAGCTGTGGGCATGGCTCCCcgagagctgccccagcctgacATGGAGCACATGGCAGTTGGAGCACCCAGGGGCCCGGCTGCCTGCATggcctggagggacagagcacagggggGCACATTGTTCCCCCACAAGTAGCCAGGGGTGCTTCCCGCTGCTCTGCAACGCAAGGCTGAGGCAGGCAGCCAAGTCCCCAGgtgtcctgcagcacagcagagctgcctaCGCATGCTGAAGCTCAGGGGGCCAGGCAGGAATGATCAGGCCTATGGTCAGGGGGcacagtcccaacacacaaCAGCAAGTGATTCCCTACACACCCATTTATCTTCCAGCCCACTGGTGAGATCATGCCCCAAAGCCATGGGTGCCCAGGCAccccccacagctgcagcagcaggaccgGTGACATTCTGGCCCTGGAGCgacagctgcagggcaggagagctctgcacaCTGGAtttccagctgagcagggctctgcagaggggctcAAGTGAATGTTTTTTTGGGCTCTGCTCTATGTGCCCCCAAGCTGCTGCAAGCCCTTCCCAAGCCCTTCAGACCAGACCCAGAGCACCAGCTCAAGGCTGTCCCTCTCCTGCTACCCAGGAGTTGTGCAGGTTCCCAGGActggtgccatccctgccaagcagaggagaaaaagtttgagcagggagcaggactgAGGCATCTCCCCACACTGCCTTAGGTGGGCAAATCCAGGGGGCAGAGCAACTTCAGACAGATGTGCAGGTTGTTCTCAGGGCCAGTACAAGCCCCAGCACCAGAACTCTGCCCAACCCTGCTCTGGGCCCTGGGATTATAACGGAAGATGGGGGTTGGACCTGCCCCACGGCAGCTGGACCTTTCTACGTCACTGCAACTACACAGCCTCCATCTCCCATTCTGGTagcaagggaaggagcagagcaaagccaagGGTCCCCCAAAGCTTGTAATCCCACATTCCCAACTGCTGGTGTTCATGGGGGAAGGACAGGAAACATCCTGCATGCTTCCCCTACAGTCCCTCCCAGTGGCCCACAccactgtgctgccagcactgcaggatggATGGGACATGAACACTGGAGCTGCACCAACTTTTCGGggcatggccaggctgggcagagttctGATGGGCTTAGGGCAGCCGCTGGCAGTCCAGGCCCAAACTGGGCACCTGTACTCACATTCCTCAGTCCCTGCCAGTCTGGCAATGCCATGCTGCAGCCACACTccctgcaggacccagcagtgTGGAGACAAGCCAGGGCTGTTTCTCCACCCTCCCAACCCTGCTCCAGATCTGATCTAAATCCCATGGGAAAGGAAGACAGCAGCCCAGGATCCCATTGGGATACCTG
Protein-coding regions in this window:
- the HIGD2A gene encoding HIG1 domain family member 2A, mitochondrial; protein product: MAAGPPPPLEPSPFPTFPEEGFADKFLRKTRENPLVPLGCLCTVSVLVYGIICFKKGNTRRSQLMMRARVIAQGCTFAALLGGMAATAFKSRQ
- the KIAA1191 gene encoding putative monooxygenase p33MONOX encodes the protein MSSAKPDAPALEPGGGARSGRMSLPLGVPRRAFSYDDALEDTAPMTPPPADLCASVLWKQPVIPERKYQELSKDEEGDANMKPVITPSSSTESVNKVPVVKAKATHIIMNSLITKQTQESIQRFEQQAGLREAGYTPHKGLTTEETKYHRVAEAVHNLKMQNGETTKDDKQNSSAQSTPSSTPNSSPRHRNRGWFSQGSSTSITGSDFAMEGGGDRLSSERWSFFGPRAVQKSASDAGGFTIQSYKGAQKPSPMELMRAQATRMSEDPATFKPPKMDIPGTDGRKQSPRSHNIKPRDLNVLTPTGF
- the NOP16 gene encoding nucleolar protein 16, with the translated sequence MPKAKGKSRRHKYSYNLNRKRLYRSARRRAAPRIACSHIRHAWDPHKSVAQNLAEMGLAEDPNKAVPIPKKLLGMEVESDGQQPGKKIVRKPYVVNEMELEASLPEKKSNTLSRDLIDYVKYMIQNHGENYKEMARDEKNYYQDTPKQIKRKINVYKNFYPEEYKNFIASLKPEKMEVQ